From the genome of Bacteroides sp. MSB163, one region includes:
- a CDS encoding glycoside hydrolase family 95 protein: MKRFFLSTLLFLLISSMQSGELIKDYILWYNRPAYNRGGDFSQTVSRGFPYDEDWERWSLPIGNGAIGACLFGRTDTERIQLAEKTMGNKGAYGIGGFTNFAEIYLDIHHNYAQDYKRALRLNDAISTVSYKHEGVEYQREYFANYPDNVIAVKLKASQPGMMTFTVRPVLPYLHPFDKEQNGRSGYIRSQNDLIMLEGEIQYFHLAYEGQIKVVNYGGTTTCNDKEGEPATISINKADSVVLYISVATSYQLQDNVFLLPNAEKFKGNALPHDKVAKCIHTATKKGYERLRQEHIADYQRLFNRVNFSLTDHIPSITTDKLLYQYRNGKQDPYLEELFFQYGRYLLIASSRPGSLPANLQGAWNQYQYAPWSGGYWHNVNVQMNYWPAFNTNLAESFIPYMEYNEAFRKAAVQEAIKYITQNNPQALSPIAEENGWTIGTGATAFGISGPGGHSGPGTGGFTVKLFWDYYDFTRDKQLLKDHIYPTLLGMAQFLSKTLKPQQDGTLLVDPSFSPEQVHQQTYYRTKGCIFDQSMILETYHDLLEAARILNKKDPFLETIRKQIDKLDAIQIGTSGQIKEFREEKEYGEIGQYEHRHISQLCAMYPGTLINSNTPEWLEAAKVTLQKRGDQSTGWGMAHRQNLWARAKNGNKAYELYRNILTYKTLENLWGTHPPFQIDANFGATAGIAEMLLQSHEGYIAPLAAIPDKWEDGSFSGLMARGNFQVSATWKASNIRLILIHSNMGEVCRLKCSKKAYITDSKEKPVKFKVSDSNIIEFNTRKGETYKINIQED, translated from the coding sequence ATGAAAAGATTCTTCCTATCAACTCTTTTGTTTTTACTCATCTCCAGTATGCAAAGTGGAGAGTTAATTAAAGACTATATACTATGGTACAATCGTCCGGCCTATAACCGGGGAGGAGATTTCAGTCAAACCGTCTCAAGAGGATTTCCGTACGATGAAGATTGGGAAAGATGGTCACTCCCGATAGGAAACGGAGCTATAGGAGCATGTCTTTTCGGACGGACTGATACGGAACGTATCCAGTTGGCAGAAAAAACAATGGGCAACAAAGGCGCTTACGGCATAGGTGGCTTCACTAATTTTGCAGAAATCTATCTGGATATCCATCATAATTATGCGCAAGATTACAAACGAGCCTTACGCCTGAATGACGCCATTTCTACAGTCAGCTACAAGCATGAAGGCGTAGAATATCAACGGGAATATTTTGCCAACTATCCGGATAATGTAATTGCCGTGAAATTGAAAGCCAGTCAACCAGGCATGATGACATTCACAGTACGTCCGGTATTGCCCTATCTGCATCCTTTTGACAAAGAGCAAAACGGACGTAGCGGATACATACGTTCACAAAATGATTTGATAATGCTGGAGGGTGAAATACAATATTTTCATCTGGCGTATGAAGGTCAGATTAAGGTAGTGAATTATGGAGGAACCACCACATGCAATGATAAAGAAGGCGAACCGGCTACAATTAGCATAAACAAGGCTGACAGTGTTGTGCTATATATATCCGTAGCAACTTCATATCAGTTGCAGGACAATGTTTTCCTATTGCCCAATGCCGAAAAATTCAAAGGTAATGCCTTACCCCACGACAAAGTTGCCAAATGTATCCATACTGCTACGAAGAAAGGATACGAACGTCTTCGTCAAGAACACATTGCCGACTATCAGCGGCTTTTCAACCGTGTAAATTTCAGTTTAACCGACCATATTCCCTCCATTACCACTGATAAGTTACTATACCAATATCGCAACGGAAAACAAGATCCTTACCTGGAAGAACTGTTTTTTCAGTATGGGCGCTATTTGCTGATAGCTTCCTCGCGTCCGGGTTCACTTCCTGCTAATCTGCAAGGTGCCTGGAATCAATATCAATATGCCCCCTGGTCGGGGGGATACTGGCATAACGTGAATGTGCAGATGAACTACTGGCCGGCTTTCAATACAAATCTGGCCGAATCATTTATTCCATATATGGAATATAATGAAGCATTCCGTAAAGCAGCTGTTCAGGAAGCCATAAAATACATCACTCAAAATAACCCGCAGGCACTCTCTCCCATAGCCGAAGAAAACGGATGGACAATCGGTACAGGTGCTACTGCCTTTGGTATATCAGGTCCCGGAGGCCATTCCGGACCGGGAACAGGAGGGTTCACAGTCAAACTTTTCTGGGATTATTATGACTTCACACGCGACAAGCAACTCCTGAAAGACCATATATATCCCACCCTTCTGGGCATGGCGCAGTTCCTGTCCAAGACATTGAAGCCTCAACAAGATGGTACGCTCCTGGTTGATCCCTCATTCTCGCCCGAGCAGGTTCACCAGCAAACATATTATCGCACCAAAGGATGTATATTCGACCAAAGCATGATTCTGGAAACCTATCATGACTTATTAGAAGCCGCGCGAATCCTGAATAAGAAGGATCCTTTCCTCGAAACGATAAGAAAACAGATCGATAAATTGGATGCCATACAAATCGGAACATCCGGGCAAATAAAGGAGTTCCGCGAAGAGAAGGAATATGGAGAGATCGGACAATATGAACACCGCCACATATCCCAACTATGCGCCATGTATCCAGGCACCCTCATCAACTCAAACACCCCCGAATGGCTGGAAGCTGCCAAAGTGACTTTGCAAAAGCGAGGCGACCAATCTACCGGATGGGGCATGGCACACAGGCAGAACTTATGGGCAAGGGCCAAGAATGGCAATAAAGCCTATGAATTGTATCGGAACATACTAACTTACAAAACGTTGGAAAATCTTTGGGGCACTCATCCACCTTTCCAGATAGATGCCAATTTCGGAGCCACTGCCGGCATTGCAGAGATGTTATTGCAAAGTCACGAGGGATATATAGCCCCACTGGCTGCTATCCCCGACAAATGGGAAGATGGCAGTTTCAGCGGACTTATGGCACGCGGCAACTTTCAGGTATCAGCTACATGGAAGGCTAGCAATATCCGGTTAATTCTCATTCACTCCAATATGGGCGAAGTCTGCCGGTTGAAATGTAGCAAGAAAGCCTATATAACGGACAGCAAAGAGAAACCTGTAAAATTCAAGGTATCCGACAGCAATATCATAGAATTCAATACAAGAAAAGGAGAAACCTATAAAATCAATATCCAGGAAGATTAA
- a CDS encoding alpha-L-fucosidase: MQAQKTLPADMEIELHYGADRLGKRLDQSMQKFRENRLGAFIHWGLYAIPGGEWEGKVYNGAAEWLKSWAKVPADEWLQLMQQWKPEKFNAKRWAQMAKEMGVKYVKITTKHHEGFCLWPSQFTKYTVANTPYKKDILGELVKAYNDAGIDVHFYFSVMDWSHPDWRYDLKNEEDEKAFQRFLTFTDNQLKELATRYPTVKDFWFDGTWDASIKKNGWWTAHAERMLKDLIPGVTVNSRLRADDYGKRHFDSNGHLMGDYESAYERRLPDPVKDLQVTKWDWEACMTIPENQWGYHKDWSLSYIKNPVEVLERIVHAVSMGGNMVVNFGPQPDGDFRAEEKELAKVIGKWTTRNGECIYACGYAGWEKQDWGYYTAKNHHVYMVVFNRPYSGQLTAKTPKGTQIIKASLLNGENIKVTETARNEYNVSMPKHEFNEPFVIKLEIKSSESKTNKYREALT, translated from the coding sequence ATGCAGGCACAAAAGACGTTACCTGCCGATATGGAAATAGAACTGCACTATGGTGCCGACCGCTTAGGTAAACGTCTCGATCAGTCTATGCAGAAATTCAGAGAAAACCGCTTGGGAGCATTCATACACTGGGGTCTATACGCCATACCAGGAGGCGAATGGGAAGGCAAAGTATATAACGGAGCCGCCGAGTGGCTTAAGTCGTGGGCCAAAGTTCCCGCTGATGAATGGCTACAACTGATGCAGCAATGGAAACCTGAGAAATTCAATGCAAAAAGATGGGCACAAATGGCAAAAGAAATGGGAGTGAAATATGTAAAAATCACTACCAAACACCATGAGGGCTTCTGCCTATGGCCAAGTCAGTTCACCAAGTACACGGTAGCCAATACGCCCTACAAGAAAGATATCTTGGGAGAACTGGTAAAAGCCTATAACGATGCAGGCATTGATGTCCATTTCTACTTCTCCGTAATGGACTGGAGCCATCCGGACTGGCGATACGACCTTAAGAACGAGGAAGATGAAAAAGCTTTCCAACGTTTTCTTACGTTCACGGACAATCAACTGAAAGAACTCGCCACCCGCTACCCCACCGTCAAAGACTTCTGGTTCGACGGAACCTGGGATGCAAGCATCAAGAAAAACGGCTGGTGGACTGCGCATGCCGAACGTATGCTAAAAGACCTCATCCCCGGCGTAACCGTCAACAGTCGTTTGCGCGCCGATGATTATGGCAAAAGACACTTCGACAGCAACGGACACCTGATGGGAGACTACGAATCGGCCTACGAACGCCGGTTACCCGATCCCGTAAAGGACCTGCAAGTAACGAAATGGGATTGGGAAGCCTGCATGACCATCCCCGAAAACCAATGGGGATACCACAAGGATTGGTCATTGAGCTATATCAAGAATCCGGTTGAGGTACTGGAACGCATTGTTCACGCTGTATCTATGGGAGGTAACATGGTAGTCAACTTCGGCCCCCAACCGGACGGAGACTTCCGTGCAGAAGAAAAAGAACTTGCCAAAGTTATCGGTAAATGGACAACCCGGAACGGTGAATGCATCTATGCCTGTGGCTACGCCGGCTGGGAGAAACAGGACTGGGGTTACTACACCGCCAAGAACCACCATGTCTACATGGTGGTATTCAATCGTCCCTACTCCGGACAGCTGACCGCCAAAACTCCAAAGGGAACCCAAATTATCAAGGCTTCCCTACTGAACGGAGAGAACATAAAAGTCACCGAAACAGCCCGCAATGAATATAATGTAAGTATGCCCAAACATGAATTCAACGAGCCTTTTGTCATCAAACTCGAAATAAAGTCATCCGAAAGTAAAACCAATAAATATCGTGAAGCACTCACCTAA
- a CDS encoding glycoside hydrolase family 88 protein produces MKRLIIYSILSVTALCSYGQSYFNKTEIKSIMKRVADWQIANPATGAEHDDLNWTYAALYMGMIDWAELTEKEDGDSQYYNWLLKIGRRNAWQMGKYMYHADFIAVGQVFLEMYQKYNDRNMMLPTLARTEFVINHPSASTLELDYRNMASLERWSWCDALFMAPPVYAKMYMLTNDWKYIEFMNREYKATYDYLFDKEEELFYRDHRYFKQKEANGKKVFWGRGNGWVLGGLCEILQTLPRNNMHRQFYQDLFITLSNRIVRLQGKDGYWHASLLDPDSYPSPETSATGFIVYALAYGVNEGLLDKTVMMPAIEKGWQALVKAVEKDGKLGYVQPIGADPKKVTREMTEVYGVGAFLLAGNQIYKMVP; encoded by the coding sequence ATGAAACGTTTAATTATCTATTCCATCCTGTCCGTTACAGCCTTGTGTTCCTATGGACAAAGCTATTTTAATAAAACGGAAATAAAATCTATCATGAAACGTGTGGCAGACTGGCAAATAGCCAATCCGGCAACAGGTGCGGAACATGACGACCTGAACTGGACCTATGCCGCACTGTACATGGGAATGATAGACTGGGCCGAATTGACCGAAAAAGAAGACGGTGACAGCCAATATTACAATTGGCTCCTGAAAATAGGCCGGCGGAATGCCTGGCAAATGGGAAAGTACATGTATCATGCAGACTTCATCGCTGTAGGACAAGTCTTCCTAGAAATGTATCAGAAATATAACGATCGCAATATGATGCTTCCTACCCTGGCACGCACGGAATTCGTCATCAACCATCCTTCGGCCAGCACGCTGGAACTGGATTACAGAAATATGGCAAGCCTGGAACGCTGGTCATGGTGTGACGCACTGTTCATGGCTCCTCCCGTATATGCCAAAATGTATATGCTGACGAATGACTGGAAATATATCGAATTCATGAATCGGGAATACAAAGCAACTTACGATTACCTTTTTGACAAAGAAGAAGAGCTTTTCTACAGAGATCACCGCTACTTCAAACAGAAAGAGGCCAATGGTAAGAAAGTTTTCTGGGGACGCGGTAATGGCTGGGTGTTAGGCGGACTTTGTGAAATTCTCCAGACACTACCCCGAAATAACATGCACCGCCAATTCTACCAGGATCTCTTCATCACGTTGTCCAACCGCATCGTCCGGTTGCAGGGCAAGGACGGATATTGGCATGCAAGTCTGCTGGACCCCGACTCTTATCCTTCACCCGAAACAAGTGCCACCGGCTTCATTGTCTATGCACTGGCCTATGGTGTCAATGAAGGGTTACTGGACAAAACAGTCATGATGCCCGCCATCGAGAAAGGTTGGCAAGCTCTCGTCAAGGCAGTGGAGAAAGACGGCAAGCTGGGTTATGTACAACCCATTGGTGCAGATCCCAAGAAAGTGACTCGTGAAATGACGGAGGTCTATGGTGTAGGAGCGTTCCTGCTGGCCGGCAACCAGATTTATAAAATGGTTCCATAA
- a CDS encoding glycoside hydrolase family 2 protein has protein sequence MRRPVFIFLLFCLCGITSLKARDIVPFNDKWFFKKDSLSTEVTLPHTWNATDMQIKAKAFYEGSASYRKSCLFPESWKGKRLFLRFEGVGSCAEVYVNGKLTGSHKGGYSAFTCEIQNEIKFGEENEIKVLVDNTARPDVVPVNHNLFGIYGGIYRPVWLIITDSCNIAVTDHASSGVYISQKNVSRQSAEISVKVKLDNNGLYPVPVILENVIYDVTGKQIAAERQSFDLQFQGMQARTSHFKLKRPHLWQGREDPYLYKVTSRLYQNGKVIDEISQPLGLRNYEIIAGKGFFLNGKKYPMYGVARHQDWWETGAALSNEQHDTDLAFIMDIGATTVRFAHYQQSEYLYSRCDSLGLIIWAEIPFVNRVTGKEWENAHNQLRELIRQSFNHPSIYVWGLHNEVYHPHAYTTQLTRSLHDLAKTEDPGRYTVAVNGYGHAEHPVNMQADIQGMNRYFGWYEKKIRDIDAWVEHLETEYPEMKLMLTEYGADANLQHQTEFLGESLNWTKEFYPETFQTKTLEYQWSVIAKHPYIIASYVWNMFDFACPMWERGGVPARNMKGLVTFDRKTLKDSYFWYKANWSKNPVLYLTQRRNDQRETRTTSVTVYSNLGTPKVFLNGKALDNIRKGYTAVHYIIDNVTLANGENKLQAVITDRNGKKYADEITWHYQGEQRRSTDNRENRNEHSGF, from the coding sequence ATGAGAAGACCGGTATTCATATTTTTATTATTTTGCCTTTGTGGCATCACTTCGCTGAAGGCACGCGACATCGTGCCCTTCAACGACAAGTGGTTTTTCAAGAAAGACTCACTCTCTACCGAAGTTACCCTTCCACACACCTGGAATGCTACGGATATGCAAATAAAGGCAAAAGCCTTTTATGAAGGAAGCGCCAGTTACCGGAAAAGCTGTCTGTTTCCCGAATCCTGGAAAGGAAAACGCCTTTTCCTGCGCTTCGAAGGCGTAGGGAGTTGTGCGGAGGTATACGTCAACGGTAAACTCACCGGAAGCCATAAGGGAGGATACTCCGCTTTTACATGCGAAATCCAAAACGAAATCAAATTCGGTGAAGAAAACGAAATCAAAGTGCTGGTGGACAACACGGCACGCCCTGACGTTGTCCCTGTCAATCACAATCTGTTCGGCATATACGGCGGTATCTATCGCCCGGTATGGCTCATCATCACTGATAGCTGTAACATTGCAGTAACCGATCATGCTTCATCGGGCGTATACATCTCACAAAAGAACGTATCGCGGCAATCAGCAGAAATCTCGGTAAAGGTAAAACTGGATAATAACGGGCTATATCCCGTTCCCGTAATTTTGGAGAATGTAATCTATGACGTCACAGGCAAACAGATTGCTGCTGAACGCCAATCATTCGACCTGCAATTCCAAGGAATGCAGGCACGTACCAGTCATTTCAAACTAAAACGACCGCACCTGTGGCAGGGACGGGAAGATCCTTATCTGTACAAGGTCACCTCCCGCCTGTATCAGAATGGAAAAGTAATTGATGAAATATCGCAACCGCTGGGACTGCGCAACTATGAAATAATCGCCGGAAAAGGTTTCTTCCTTAACGGGAAAAAGTATCCCATGTACGGTGTCGCCCGCCATCAGGACTGGTGGGAAACCGGTGCTGCTCTCAGCAACGAGCAACACGATACAGATCTGGCTTTCATCATGGATATTGGAGCCACCACCGTTCGCTTCGCCCATTATCAGCAGTCAGAGTACCTCTATTCACGTTGCGACAGCTTGGGGCTGATCATTTGGGCTGAAATACCATTCGTAAACCGCGTTACCGGCAAAGAGTGGGAAAATGCGCACAACCAACTGCGCGAATTGATCCGTCAAAGTTTCAACCACCCTTCCATCTACGTTTGGGGATTACACAATGAAGTTTATCACCCCCATGCCTATACGACACAACTTACCCGCTCCCTGCACGACCTGGCTAAGACGGAAGATCCCGGACGATACACTGTAGCCGTGAACGGCTATGGCCATGCCGAACATCCGGTAAACATGCAAGCTGACATCCAGGGCATGAACCGCTATTTCGGCTGGTATGAAAAGAAAATCCGGGATATTGATGCTTGGGTAGAACATTTGGAAACGGAATACCCCGAAATGAAACTGATGCTGACGGAGTACGGAGCCGATGCAAACCTCCAACATCAGACTGAGTTTCTGGGAGAATCGCTGAACTGGACTAAAGAGTTTTATCCCGAAACATTCCAGACCAAAACCCTTGAATATCAGTGGTCAGTAATAGCAAAACACCCGTACATCATTGCCTCATACGTATGGAATATGTTCGACTTTGCCTGCCCGATGTGGGAACGCGGAGGGGTACCGGCACGCAACATGAAAGGCCTGGTTACCTTCGACCGTAAAACCCTAAAGGATTCTTATTTCTGGTACAAAGCCAACTGGAGTAAAAATCCCGTCCTCTATCTGACTCAAAGGAGAAACGACCAGCGAGAAACCCGAACCACCAGTGTCACAGTATATTCCAACCTCGGCACCCCGAAAGTTTTCCTGAACGGGAAAGCATTGGACAACATCCGGAAAGGATATACGGCAGTACATTATATCATTGACAACGTGACACTGGCAAATGGGGAAAACAAGCTGCAAGCCGTCATTACAGACCGGAACGGAAAGAAATATGCCGACGAAATAACATGGCATTATCAAGGTGAACAACGCCGGAGCACCGATAACCGTGAAAACCGGAACGAACACTCCGGCTTCTGA
- a CDS encoding polysaccharide lyase 8 family protein yields MKTTIRLITLIVIGSLMSAKAYSASFAPNTPDPDNEYEALMQKIRLDFAKNPSIDKDLKTYNEADGSFTDVDYASIERTNWPPMKHIDRLSDFAFAYTNPQNKYYKDENLFTKIQKGLEYWHERNPWCHNWWYNQIAEPQRLGIILIQMRTGEKQLPAELEKKILERIEKDGGHPAKWTGANRTDIALHWIYRACLSENETDLKIALENAYSPIVYTTKEGFQHDNSYFQHGAQLYIGGYGDEILKGVTQIAMYTKGTQYAIPQDKLALLSRFMRETYYATMRGQYMLFDVLGRGVSRPGVTKKSHTGLFAKRMIELDPAHTNEYEEIISRLSGKQPADYALSPRHTHYFRGDYTLHIRPAYTFDVRMVSTRTARCEYGNGENLKTYFMSDGCTNIVTEGNEYANIFPVWNWTRIPGITAPQVPQIPLAASDWQTPGTSTFAGGVSDSLYGASVYSYTDSYSDINTSARKAWFFFDEEVVCLGAGIHSTSQYPVYTTVNQCLSTSGKAILRHKNKQTEIAQGNFNYTSPEWILHNKIGYLFPNGGDLFVSNQPQTGSWYDINHTAPKDSVQKDVFTICLDHGEQPSDETYAYIIVPGMQTADEVKKYQKKKNIEILSNTENLQAVRSNKSDLLQMIFYCAGEFTYKDLTVKVDKACALMVKIKGQNEMQLHIADPGQTQSNITIDIRMRKQSKTINCDYRNSGIYAGSTKAFDIVL; encoded by the coding sequence ATGAAGACCACAATCCGGCTTATAACATTAATTGTCATAGGGAGTCTGATGTCAGCAAAAGCCTATTCGGCCAGTTTTGCTCCAAACACTCCGGATCCCGATAACGAGTATGAAGCGTTAATGCAGAAAATCAGGCTTGACTTTGCCAAAAACCCTTCCATTGATAAAGATTTAAAGACCTACAACGAGGCTGACGGCTCATTCACAGATGTGGATTACGCCAGTATCGAACGAACCAACTGGCCGCCAATGAAACACATTGACCGTCTCTCCGACTTTGCTTTCGCCTATACCAATCCCCAAAACAAGTATTATAAAGACGAAAATCTGTTTACTAAAATTCAAAAAGGGCTGGAATACTGGCATGAACGCAACCCGTGGTGCCACAATTGGTGGTACAATCAAATAGCGGAACCTCAACGCCTGGGCATAATACTGATACAAATGCGTACAGGCGAGAAACAGCTTCCGGCAGAACTTGAAAAGAAGATTTTGGAACGAATAGAGAAGGATGGCGGACATCCTGCCAAATGGACAGGCGCCAATCGTACCGACATTGCACTGCACTGGATCTATCGGGCGTGTCTTTCTGAAAATGAAACCGACCTGAAAATTGCACTCGAAAACGCATACAGTCCCATAGTATATACCACCAAAGAAGGTTTTCAGCACGACAACAGCTACTTTCAGCATGGTGCACAACTCTATATCGGTGGCTATGGAGACGAAATTCTGAAAGGTGTCACCCAAATAGCCATGTATACCAAAGGAACCCAATATGCAATTCCTCAGGATAAACTGGCATTACTGAGCAGATTCATGCGTGAAACTTATTATGCCACCATGCGCGGACAATATATGCTGTTCGATGTATTGGGAAGAGGTGTAAGTCGTCCTGGAGTCACTAAAAAATCCCATACAGGCTTATTCGCCAAACGTATGATTGAACTTGATCCGGCTCACACCAATGAATACGAAGAAATCATCTCACGCCTGAGTGGAAAACAGCCTGCTGACTATGCTTTGTCACCCAGACATACCCACTATTTCCGTGGAGATTATACCTTACATATACGTCCTGCCTACACTTTTGATGTCCGGATGGTATCTACACGAACAGCCCGTTGCGAATATGGGAATGGAGAGAATCTGAAAACCTACTTCATGTCCGATGGATGTACCAACATAGTTACCGAAGGAAATGAATATGCCAATATCTTCCCGGTCTGGAACTGGACTCGCATCCCAGGAATAACAGCCCCACAAGTTCCCCAAATACCTTTAGCAGCCAGTGACTGGCAAACACCCGGCACTTCTACTTTTGCCGGAGGAGTGTCCGACAGCCTTTATGGAGCATCTGTCTATTCATACACTGATTCATACTCCGACATCAATACCAGTGCACGGAAAGCATGGTTTTTCTTCGATGAGGAAGTGGTATGTCTGGGAGCAGGTATCCACTCTACGTCTCAATATCCTGTGTATACAACCGTAAACCAGTGCCTGTCCACTTCCGGAAAAGCTATATTACGCCACAAAAATAAACAGACTGAAATAGCACAGGGCAATTTCAACTACACTTCTCCTGAGTGGATCCTTCACAATAAAATAGGGTACTTATTCCCAAATGGTGGAGATTTATTCGTATCCAACCAGCCGCAAACAGGAAGCTGGTATGATATCAATCACACTGCTCCCAAAGATAGTGTGCAAAAAGATGTCTTCACTATATGCCTTGACCATGGCGAACAACCATCAGATGAAACTTATGCTTACATTATCGTACCTGGCATGCAAACAGCCGATGAGGTAAAAAAGTATCAGAAGAAAAAAAACATTGAAATTCTATCCAACACAGAAAATCTGCAAGCAGTCAGAAGCAATAAATCAGATCTATTGCAAATGATATTTTACTGCGCAGGAGAGTTCACATACAAAGATCTCACAGTAAAGGTAGATAAAGCCTGTGCATTAATGGTAAAAATAAAGGGTCAAAATGAAATGCAACTTCATATAGCAGATCCGGGACAGACGCAATCCAATATAACCATAGACATCCGGATGCGAAAACAATCAAAAACAATCAATTGTGATTACCGGAACAGTGGCATTTATGCCGGATCTACCAAGGCCTTTGATATCGTCCTTTAA
- a CDS encoding SPOR domain-containing protein codes for MKKLAFLGMGLCIAFAFSSCKSSESAYKKAYEKAKQQELAEPQVTEPVEVSPVVSAPVEAKVVESVPVATAGVRQEKVEVISGVGGLKDYSVVCGSFSVKANAESLKDFLDKEGYSAVIAFNPDAAMYRVIVSTFADRASAADARDAFKSKYSNRKDFQSAWLLYRLK; via the coding sequence ATGAAAAAATTAGCATTTTTAGGAATGGGATTGTGCATTGCATTTGCATTCTCTTCTTGTAAATCGAGTGAAAGCGCTTACAAAAAAGCATATGAAAAAGCAAAACAGCAAGAACTGGCAGAACCTCAGGTTACTGAACCGGTAGAAGTTTCTCCGGTAGTGAGTGCTCCGGTTGAAGCAAAGGTTGTGGAAAGTGTGCCTGTTGCAACTGCCGGTGTACGTCAGGAAAAAGTGGAAGTAATTTCTGGCGTGGGCGGTTTGAAAGATTACAGTGTGGTTTGTGGTAGCTTTAGTGTGAAGGCTAATGCCGAAAGCCTGAAAGATTTTCTGGATAAGGAAGGTTATAGCGCTGTGATTGCCTTTAATCCGGATGCAGCAATGTATCGTGTAATTGTGAGCACTTTTGCCGACAGAGCTTCTGCAGCTGATGCGCGCGATGCTTTCAAGTCTAAATACTCCAACCGTAAGGATTTCCAGAGTGCCTGGTTGCTGTATCGTCTCAAATAA
- a CDS encoding lipocalin-like domain-containing protein, producing MEIGKRKIFLIIGLIVLVLAACSNVDGDLDDKWQLRQYQYADGSIERQDSIFYNFQKGSFSAICLLKNGRYQTFFGNYSLKGDKISIILLPQSMEDENYSFYMGWENGERTFTMEDLTSSSLHLEYEGVRYIFRRY from the coding sequence ATGGAGATAGGAAAGAGAAAGATATTTCTGATTATCGGGTTGATAGTGCTTGTGCTGGCAGCTTGTAGTAATGTTGACGGCGATTTGGATGATAAGTGGCAGTTGAGGCAATATCAATATGCTGACGGTTCTATTGAACGGCAAGATAGCATCTTTTATAATTTCCAGAAAGGTAGCTTTTCTGCTATTTGTTTGCTGAAAAATGGTCGCTATCAAACGTTTTTTGGAAATTATTCTTTGAAAGGAGATAAAATTTCTATTATTTTGCTGCCTCAAAGTATGGAAGACGAAAACTATTCATTCTATATGGGGTGGGAAAATGGAGAACGGACATTTACAATGGAAGATTTGACTTCTTCATCCCTTCATCTGGAATATGAGGGAGTTCGTTATATATTCCGCAGATATTAA
- a CDS encoding YtxH domain-containing protein has protein sequence MKGLNVLVAFLDGAAVGAAVGILFAPEKGEDTRHKIAEILRKKGIRLNRSEMENLVDEIAAEIKGEGAE, from the coding sequence ATGAAAGGATTAAATGTACTTGTAGCTTTTCTGGACGGTGCAGCAGTAGGCGCAGCCGTTGGTATTTTATTTGCTCCCGAAAAAGGAGAAGACACCCGCCATAAGATTGCGGAAATTCTCCGCAAAAAGGGAATTCGTCTGAACCGTAGCGAGATGGAAAATCTGGTAGACGAAATCGCGGCAGAAATTAAAGGCGAAGGAGCCGAATAA
- a CDS encoding phage holin family protein translates to MFADDRSIENLQQLFVEFKKYLKLQKEYTKLEITEKLSILLSALVLLSVVIILGMVALFYLSFALAYILDPLVGGLMVSFSIIAGFHLLLVLLVITFRKKLIINPMVNFIAGLFFENDNEK, encoded by the coding sequence ATGTTCGCAGACGACAGAAGTATTGAAAATCTCCAGCAATTATTCGTTGAGTTTAAGAAATATCTGAAACTTCAAAAAGAATATACCAAACTGGAAATAACCGAAAAACTCTCAATCCTGCTTTCCGCCTTGGTACTACTATCGGTAGTCATCATTCTTGGCATGGTGGCACTGTTTTATTTGTCATTTGCATTAGCTTATATATTAGACCCGCTTGTAGGCGGACTTATGGTAAGCTTCAGCATCATCGCCGGCTTCCACCTTCTACTCGTTTTATTAGTAATCACTTTCCGCAAGAAACTCATCATCAATCCAATGGTGAACTTCATTGCCGGACTGTTCTTTGAGAATGATAATGAAAAATGA